cgaggatgcattaaattgttcagaagtgacagtaaagacatttataatgttgtaatatttacagtttttaaatgtgatttgtaTCGTTGCATTAAGAATGAGTTTACTGTATTACAGGCATTGAGGGAACAGTTGAACCACATGAAGAATCTCTTAAAAACGTGCCGTTTGGCTCAAGAGTGAGTGTTTTTCCTGCACTTTTCTTCGAGGCCGTATTGAAGAGTGCTGCGTCTCAAGtctctgttgtgttgtgttgacaGGGTTCTGGATCAGTTCGACACTCTTCCTGGACATCTGACCGAAGACTTTCACCTGTTCTCTCTCAGTGACCTCACGGCTGTCCGCAGCGGCGGTCTGGGCCCAAAGCTGCGAGATCTGCTGCGCCTCGGCTCCAGCCACGTCACGGACTGTGTGGTGAGGAGCCATTCACACACCACTTTTGAGAGGAGTCACAGAACATTGCGTTTGTTTAGGTGATCAGGTTTATTTGTTCTTCTCTTGTTGTTCTCCCACAGCTCTGCCAGGCCAAGGGCTTCATTTGTGAGTTCTGTGGAAATGACAAGGACATTATCTTCCCCTACGAGCTCAACAAGTGCCTGCGCTGTGAAGGTGAGCCTCTTATCGATTGATTAaggcatttatttatgcattaatgtgttcattttttatttatgtatttgtttctacatttatttattgtgcatttatttctttattcattcatttataaactgaaaagcatttatttgtacatttctgtgtttatttatacaataaataatttttttgcatgcatttatttataggtttgttatgcatgtatacatttatttatttacaaattgaaaagtattttaaatggtattttacacaaatattaatgcagtcattaatttatttattttatttatatattggtttatacatttatgcaatttatatacatttttataaatgtttatataagtcaagctatacatttatttatacatttatgtatgcatttgGTTGTTTATCTGAATTTCTGCATTACTGTTTTTCAGTTCtgcttttttttctacatttaagttttttttctgtaattcttTCAAGCAGTTATTTCaacattaatttatgcatttatgttaagtttgttatacatttataaatttatttataaactttttatttgtttatacaattatttataaactGAGAACCTATTTACTTATTGAtttacatttgtttctgtgtGCAATTTTGAGcagatttatttatgcatgtatttatacaattacttgtttgtgtttatggatttatttaggcatttatttatacattttatgcattcatttatatgcataaattaataaaatgcaaaaataaatgtatgtatacattttatatttgtgtttgtttttaaatgcatttatacatttctgttttttatttattatgctttttAATTACTTCTGCTTctatacattcatttatttatatatgcatttatttatacattaatgcattttgtgcattattaagctaaactaaaatgttttctttaggTCTTTTTCCCATGTTATGGTGGTTGGTTGTAATGgtctgtttttttgtgtgtgtgtgtgtgcagattgTCATGCGTGCTATCATAAGACCTGCTTTAAGGGAGGAAAGCAGTGTCCTCGCTGTCTGAGGCTCGCCGAGAGGAGAGAGCGAATGGCTCGTAAGAACATGGAGGAGCAGGAGGACAGAGAGGAGGACGAGGCCAGTGGGACCTAACACACAACGCCAGTAAGATTTCACCAGAGCACAGCGCAACAGTGAATGTAGTGACTGATATTCAGCCAAATGTTTCTTGATTCCCGTCCAAAATAAGCTGCTCTTAAAGTCCTGCTGACTGCAGCACAATGCAACATTAATACTAAAGAGTTTTATGTGCAAACAAGACGTTTCTGCTTTTTAAGAACCGCTGCTTTCATACACAAAATCGTATTGTTTTTTACTATGtggcatgttttgtttgtttgttgcctCCGTCCTtaaaaatccaatttatttttaatcaacagGCGTTGGAGTACTGTCATAAGCTTttatgtgtaatgttgttgtctACCTGCTCTTTGTTGTGTATAGAATAAGTGTATAACCTGTTGTGTGCCTCTTTGATGGCTGTTTGTTTTGAGAGATGGAGAGGTGCAGCTGAGTTCCAGTGAGTTTTGCACAATCTGTGTTTCTCTAGAGGTTTCTAGAAGTGCCGTGCTCAAACTTACTGTGTTAAAGATCAAAGCTACTAAAACAAAAGGCCTCGTTCGTGAAATGTGAGccaaattcatttaataatttgtatataaataaataatattaatgtgaTGCAACAATGTACCTTAATAAAATACGAATTTcaagtaaaacacttttttttaagttaacgAGTTAGTGTAAATTATCATATTGAACGGAATGCAACTGTTTATGTAAGAATTATCTTTTGCACTGTTTTGTACAGAAATTCAATTAGCTTTTTCATAAAACCATTTTAGACCGAAATTTGCTCtggttattaataaaacaattcatGCATACTTGCATAAATACGCACATGCATACTATTCAtaaattgttttggttttgtgaacattttaaccattaatataaataaaatgagtttGTAAAACTATTCTTGTGGAATTTACTTTGAAAATTGTTTTACTCAAGTTTCACAAATGAGGCCCAATACTGGTCTTTAATGTGAATTTGAAGGCCTTTTTGCTTTCACATTTTGCACCTACCAAAAATGGcactttgtttgttttctgtcccTTATTAGACAACAAATGTTCTTATTGGTTCTTTAATTTACATTAGTTTAATGTTTGTTTGAACGAGAATTGTATTAATGTTTGTGCCAGAACATCATTCCAACATCTCACATTCAGTCCAAGATCTTGCACAGTGGCCCATACTCATCCAGTGAAGCTACTCGTTGAAAAAGAAAGTTGTACCAAAGTGTTAATTGATTAAAAGACTTTACTTTATTACATTGGAAACGTGTATTCCAATGAAACTTGTCACACATACTGGACCTAAGTTAGTTTGAGtagtatttaaaagaaaatatattcaaaagccCTTTTGTTTGCTGCTGTGAGTATATCTGAAGCAATAACGACCACTGACCTTAAGTATATGAGATTGAACGAATGAATAAACTTGCTATTGTGTGGTTGCTTATGAGATCTAATCTTGAGTTTGTAATGTTTCATTTGATCCTGCTGACTATGTGTCCACTTGAGCTTATTGAGTTGCCTTTTATATTCAGGGGCTTTTGATGCAAAGATGTacatatataatttcttattatgtaaatatatgtaattgAAAATAAAAGATGTTTAGACTGCCTTATTGTTTTGGAgtcattattgtattgttgtgttATACGCAAAACTTTTGGTCTCTATGTTAGAGATGGACTGTTAATCGGTTTtaccgatatttttttttactaatatttgtgcatttttccATCATCAGATATTGGTTTTGCAATGTCAGATCCAgcgatttaaattattaaattatgtatatagGGTATCGCCACATAAACttgcaaataatcggtatcggtttATTATAGGGttaccatacatacattttttttattttggacatATCCTGGCcgggatttctaaattgcctaaaatgtccatgttttggctttgttttcctattgttttCAAACTTGTACAAAGTAATTATACTTACTGAAAAGTACATAAATGACCTTTTTTGTCTTGACCTGGACAGGAAAAGAGGCTATATTGGTCACTCTATACtaaccgataccgattatttgcatgtttagaTGTCGATTAACCAATATGCATTATCTTGTTTATTGGTGgatttgacattaaaaactgatatttaattatgtaaaatttgtaaaaatcagTATCGGTCAATTTCTACTTACTACGTTTCTGCTGTAGTGAAAATGGTAAAACAACCAAaagtatatgtataaaaataaaaataatatctacTAGCTACAGTATATCTATACTTTTTCTACTGGTTCATCCAAACGCACCACATGCATATGATTACAAGCGCATATCCCGTGATTATCAACAGGTAAATGCGGAAGAGAAGGAAGTCCAGGATGTAGCCCACATGACACCACTGGTTCTGTAGATGGTCTTCTTTTCGTAGGATGTTCAAATAAGTGTTTATCTCTCTAAGATCCTGACTGATCTGTCTTAGTTCAGGCACATCCATAGTCATGGATCCAGAGGCTAGGGGACAAATAGTAAACATTTAGCTTTGGGTTTGGATGCTTTTGAAAGTTAACATCAGGGGCTGTTTTTGTCTCACCATTAGTGGAGGTCTGTTGACCGGACGTTGATTGTGAGGGCTGGACAACCCATGGATTGGGTTCTTGTTTCCCTTCTTGTTTCCCTTCTAGCTTGGATAAAGGGTCTTCAGGGAAACTGTAGCAAATAAGCCGAGCGATGAAGCGCATCACCAGCACCTGAACCCAGTGTGGCACCTCCCTGTATTTCATTGAATTGTGGTGGAGGACGAAGGTGATGAGGACAGTCTCCAGCAGACTTATGGTCATGAGTGCCAGACACACAGAGAAATAGATACCTAGATAAGGAGGTGAAACCAGATTTTAGAGATATAACTTAATGAGTATTGAAAAAAGTTAACAATActacataattaaattatttattctctCTGAAATACTTGATCCTTATTGGTCAATCATGTCCATTGTCCACGGCAAAATAACATATCACTCTGCTTGTTACATCTTGCTACTGTGTTTTTGGCTAGCTATTGGCCTTGGAGGACTTCAGTATAGTGGTGCCTTCACATTTGTCAAATTTCATGAGCCACAAAAGTTTTTGCCAATTGTCAGTAGTGTAGAGATGTAAACACAGCTCATCGCaattcaaaccaagcagctttctgttgacCAACATGGCAAATTCGCATTACCGACTGAACCTAGTGCAAAATCTGCATGGGGAAGTCTCTTGCTCACAATGTGTGGATTCCTACTGAAACGATATCCTGATATTTGCATTTTTCCACAGTTAGATATCCTGCAGGTTTGCAGTTataatgtacaaaatgtaaagaaaaatgtgCAAATATCGGTAAAATATCGGTACAATGATTATCGGTCTCTCAAAGCTTTTGTTTCTAAGGTTTTCTCTTCTTAAATCTAAAGAAGACTTCCATTCTCATACAAACACTTGAGGTGAGATTAAAGAAAATGAAAGTTCACACTGGTGTGTTGTGGCTAACTGACCTATTAAAGGTGTTCCATTAGCAGTGCTGGGAAGCAGGTCGTTCATAATGAGAAGAAAGACTGTATATCCCAGAATAAGGGTCATTTTGAAGGAGGAACGATCCACGCTGTGTGGCGGCAAGTAGAAGGACAGGATGTCAATGATCATGAGGAAGGAGCTGGGGATGATCAGGTTCACCACGTACAGTATCGGCCGTCGCTTTATCACCACCTGCAGGATGGAAAGAGTAAGACTTGGACCAACATATATTCAGTTTGAAGTGCTAAAACTAAATTTACGGAGCTCTGAACATGACATGCGgtagtaaaaatatattgttattcatggcttttaaataaagaattaattTCTAAGACTAATTTGTTTCCTCTTTAATTTGGTTAAACTGCAGACAGATTTTAAGGAAACAAATTAGTAAAATTTGGCCACAAATGAATgattatctcataattctggGAAGAGTTCATTATGAGATGAAAAGTCGCAATAACCagttttttattctgtgaaaacCCCCCTGaatttttagaacaaaaaaagttaaaagttgcAAGGTGTAAACTCATAATTCCAAGAAAAAAATTCTGACGTACTAGAGGCAAACTTGCagttctgagattttttttttttttttgcgagttTAAACTTGAAATTCTGATACAGGCTTCCAAGAAattcaaaactcaaaatatgcaaactcagaatttagagaaaaaagttcaaaattgcgagatgtaaattcAGAATTCTGATAAGAAAAAGTCAATTTAATTGCAGTATGTAAAATCGGAATTCTTTGAGATAATAAAATCTGAGAAAATTCCATAAACTCAGTATTCAGAGAGAAAAAAGTTCAGAATTATGAGTTCTAGACTGTAACTTTGAAAgagataatttttttgttatgtaaattatgaattctgagagaaaaaagaagCTATATGTACACtcagaattttgtttttatatttatttttctacttatttatttttgccagaaATAAGCTTCTGTGTTATATTCCATGTTATAATGGCATGTCATAATTTGTCAAATGTAGTAGGTCATTTGGGTATAAAAGTATAAAACTAGATACTAGAGAAACAGAGACATATGCTGTCCTAAACATAGCCTATTATACTCCCTGCTTTTGTCTCTTTCTTACCCAGAAAGTGATGATGTCGCATTCATCTATTCCGAACTTCAAAATGTCCGTGTTGCCCAAGATAACCACCAGCTCCCACTCTCCACTGGCCTGCAGGTAACGCTTCGAGTTTCCCGTCATCTCCTTAAAGGACAGGGCAGGACTGACACGGACATCCTTTACTAAAGGGGTTACAGGTTTTACAGGTGTTAGAATTGTTACACTTCATAAAACAGCAAATTATGTCAGACCCTCATAACAGCGTGTCAAGGTCAGTAagtcttatttttaaaaagaaagttttattatatttaaaaagtgtatatCTTAGTGCTGTCAGttgattaaaatgtttgattaattaatcaaattaatagcATATTACATTTGGCTGGGAAAATACCCCCAAAAGATTATCTAAAGCAATTTTTTGTGTTAAATGATAAAGTATtaagtaaacattaaaaatagtagatttagaaataaatattttaatacaacattaatttaattacacattaaattaatgGAACATAAGAAGGTAATTTGAGAAACatctttttgttttgaaagtcACTAGAAAACAAAACAGCTTTGTTCCCAACAGTCTTCAGAAACCCTTTTATGTTCCATAAAAGAAAGCAAGTCATTCAGTTTTGAGTAAATCATGGcataattttagtttaaaaaaaaaaaaatgaaataatacaataatactgtaaataagaaactaaggtgccagcaggtggtggtaaatgtcttaatgagtCATTCActcatttgattcgttcaaacagctgattcattcagtgatTCAGTAAAAGGTAATGGGCTTTTGAATAATTGATTCACCCGATTTGTTCAAAATGCAGATTAATTCATAAACTAAACACTACTGTGTTGCTTGGGATGcacaacagttctgctgtggcttaGGTAATATTAACATGATGTTAACATCTTAATTACTGTATAAAAGCTTGTGTGATTGCTCTCACTGCTCGTGTCATATCGcttatcatatgatataaatataagaaaaaaactcatacagtagcatttttgccccaatatcttgaattttagtgcataactgcatttatgaaGTTGCCCCGTCAACTCTATGAAATTTAAGATAACGTACAGGTCTGTGTgttaactgcattaaaatattttaatcgcaTTATACTTCTATAACTACATAATTAAGTTAATGCGTTAAATTGACAgcccttatacatttttaatactatTAAGGTGCGTATATTCACATGAATTCAATAGGCAAGGTATgtatttatgatattttaattGATGGTTAATTGAAGGCATTAAATTGAAGCTTTTCCGAATTGGTTTTCGGTTACTACAGTATGTTGACTTTAAATTACTGCACGAGAAAGTCCACAGAAACTAACAAGGCAGAATAAGTGGGTCTTCAAACCGCAGACACACAATAAGGGAAATGCTTTCATGGCAAGAATGTGCTGAGATGGCAGGAAATGAAGAAAGCAGTGAAAGAGGAGACGTTACTGGTATGCATGTAGGAGCCGAAGGTGAAAGAGCAGTTCTGTATGTCGAAAGGGAAACTGAATATCTGTAGGTTACAGGCGCTAACCAGCCTCAGCATCCTGTCATAGCGGATGTGGCCCGTGTGGTTCACATACACGTAAGGACAGGCCTGAGATACATCGTCATCCACGCTACACAGGAGAAAAGAGAGAGttaaatcattatatttatgAGATTCTTTGATTACTTGTagactgtaatattgtaaacCTTCTgccaagacatttttttaaaaaaaaaattttatttatagaaaCAAGACGAAcactgaaataatattacattgcTTAAGTATTGTTTATAGTTAATTAGATAACCATGATGATAGCTATATATAGTGCTGCagaaattatgtgttttttgggtagattacttacaaattgtagtccatTACTGATTTCAATTTAGCAGAAACATAATGTATTACATTACACGATTTACGATTACTTTCAGACTACTTTCTGATTGCTTTTTAGAGCTAGcatgtttatcacattgatttaaaaaggataatcttgtaccatattgatataaaaatacaaaagagatatagaaaatatattattgaagATAAGAAACAAGGTATCTGTGTTTGTACATCTATGACCGGAAACACTCTGTTAGCGTCCACGATAATGAACGATAACGATAACGTTGGTTATTGCTAGCTGCCGCTTTAAACTCAGGTGGatgctgattggctgtcagtgtcaTTATGGTTCATCCTCTGTCCCAGTTGGTGAACCATACCATTGATTATCTCCAAAAATGTCCCAAACATCCCCAGTAGAGGGCACTCACAACTCATAAACGATAATGTCCGGAGTCCAGAGGTCGTTGACAGGAAGTGAGATCTTTGTAATGCCGTCACAGGCTTCTGGATCCCAGATGAGGAACTCATGGAACCAGTACTATAACAAAATATGATCGCAGAACAGGATTGTGACATGTTCGGGTGATTATTTAAACATCTCTTAGTGTTCATGCACAAAACCTACCAGCCTGAGCCAGAGAAACGTGGTAAGAATTTGTGCTTTTTCATTCTGCAAAACAGCACAAGCATCAAATGTTCAAACACGAGTACAGTTGACACAACTAGAGACGTATAGCTGGTCCTGCACTGACTCACCACTCCCAAGATAGCGTAGAGCGTGAAGGAGATGTTGGTTATGGTGGGGGTGCTGAGGTTGACTGAAGGTCTGAAGGACTTCTTGTCAATGACTTCCTGTAGAGAGTCATACGAGGGGCCACTTTGTCCTTCTTCACAGCGAAGCATTTTCGCTAGGCACGACACTTAACATGACCAGACAATCTTGCTTAGAAATTCATTTGATATCCATTTATTAGCATGCAGTTAGCGTATAAATGTTGTGCTTGCACAGTACTTTTGTATACAGTCACCCCAAagtgtatttggacacttaaaacaCACTTAGAAATGGAGATATTACACAAAAAATAGAAGTGTTTAATATTATAAACACAAAAAGTATTCCAACATTTTAagtgtaaatgtatattgtttgaTCATGCCTAATGGATATGTCTAGCATATTTAACTTGATATAATcgtataaatgtacataaaacaTAATATGTACGTAAAGCAGAAATAATTATTACAGAAACTGTACACATAACAACTGGGCTGGGATCAGTTGATCCATTTGAGATATTAGCAACAAGTGATGAAATCACTTTACATTTACAGAagccataataaaataaaatgcatcgcATTGTAATTGGAATTGATTTGGTATAAATGGTAATTCTGAATCATTGAAGATATTGCATAGTTGTTTTtaacaaacacaaaattaaaaccAACCAAAACGTTAAGTAAATAAAATTCGTTACCTTTCAGTAGAATGAAAAATGGCAAAAGAAAACGCCAAAGATGTCCCATAATGCTCCGTGTGGATGAGATATCCCTTTGTTTAAAACTGCTCAGCGTTTACTTCCACAGGTGAAATGTGATGACCTCACTGGCACTTCGGTGTGCGCTTACATGTTGTTTAACACCTTCGGTAACCACTGACTTGTTTTAATAGCTTTGGAGCTGTTTGGTTGAACTCATTAGTGATGTACGTACATGTTTTCCATTAGATGATAAAAAAACATGTTCAGTTCCACACATTTAATTAGAGGAAAGAATACATTTCACACTTGAGCTATTATGGCTCCTCGAGACattattaaatctattttaacatattaaatcaTCTTGAATATATTTCCAGTTTCTTTTACAGTCATGCATCCAATTAATAACTATGACTaactataattattaatttagaaattCATTTACCTATGCTTATCTcaatacatatatttaacattaaaccacaataactgaaatcaataaatcctttaaaaaaacagaTATTTGCAAACACAAAACCAGGAGTAAAAGTCtgtttgatatttaaatataattatttaataatataatatttgaaacGACAGTGGAAAAAAGTCTATATATTTGTGTTACCTTAGCTAACAAAACATGTTTTGGtgcaacagatacaacaaaatgTCAGATTCTacatat
This DNA window, taken from Carassius auratus strain Wakin chromosome 22, ASM336829v1, whole genome shotgun sequence, encodes the following:
- the LOC113040660 gene encoding 5-hydroxytryptamine receptor 3A-like — protein: MLRCEEGQSGPSYDSLQEVIDKKSFRPSVNLSTPTITNISFTLYAILGVNEKAQILTTFLWLRLYWFHEFLIWDPEACDGITKISLPVNDLWTPDIIVYEFVDDDVSQACPYVYVNHTGHIRYDRMLRLVSACNLQIFSFPFDIQNCSFTFGSYMHTIKDVRVSPALSFKEMTGNSKRYLQASGEWELVVILGNTDILKFGIDECDIITFWVVIKRRPILYVVNLIIPSSFLMIIDILSFYLPPHSVDRSSFKMTLILGYTVFLLIMNDLLPSTANGTPLIGIYFSVCLALMTISLLETVLITFVLHHNSMKYREVPHWVQVLVMRFIARLICYSFPEDPLSKLEGKQEGKQEPNPWVVQPSQSTSGQQTSTNASGSMTMDVPELRQISQDLREINTYLNILRKEDHLQNQWCHVGYILDFLLFRIYLLIITGYALVIICMWCVWMNQ